The proteins below are encoded in one region of Tsuneonella sp. CC-YZS046:
- a CDS encoding NUDIX hydrolase: MTDPDAHLPEEIMWEGRFITTKKRGRWEYVSRARGIRAAVILAVEDGHVLLVEQYRVPLGRNCLELPAGLVGDDDGGDGETAETAASRELEEETGYRARIIRNCGEFYSSPGMVSESFTLIRASGLEKVGNGGGVAGENITVHRVALSGLEAFIEARRADGAAIDVRLLLFLGAGLLAQAERTP, from the coding sequence ATGACTGATCCGGATGCGCATCTTCCCGAGGAAATCATGTGGGAAGGCCGTTTCATCACGACCAAGAAGCGCGGCCGCTGGGAATATGTTTCCCGCGCGCGCGGCATCCGCGCCGCCGTCATTCTGGCGGTGGAGGACGGCCATGTCCTGCTGGTGGAGCAATATCGCGTGCCGCTGGGCCGCAATTGCCTGGAGCTGCCGGCCGGGCTGGTCGGCGATGACGACGGCGGCGATGGCGAAACCGCTGAAACGGCGGCCTCGCGCGAGCTGGAGGAGGAAACCGGCTATCGCGCCCGCATCATCCGCAATTGCGGGGAGTTCTACTCGTCGCCCGGCATGGTCAGCGAAAGCTTCACCCTGATCCGGGCGAGCGGACTTGAGAAGGTAGGGAACGGCGGCGGCGTGGCCGGGGAGAACATCACGGTCCACCGGGTCGCGCTTTCCGGGCTGGAGGCATTCATCGAGGCCCGCAGGGCCGACGGCGCCGCAATCGACGTGCGGCTGCTGCTGTTCCTCGGCGCGGGCCTGCTTGCGCAAGCCGAGCGCACACCATAG